One segment of Zhihengliuella halotolerans DNA contains the following:
- a CDS encoding tetratricopeptide repeat protein, with translation MSALTDRLNHILHSVPEHPLGTPDSAAGCLDLAYERAYAEDHSGAIRAITAGLELPDADLITRLSLWGAMASIRHLSGDDDGARRAADARLSLLRSVGWDHQADMEADLGSLLFREATESEMPLLEAAVLTHGDAGAPDHVLADIKLALAVALHGAGNASALEALEWCADVYHAAGRPESEGGALLYLAHARATAGEADVAIAVADRLLELDLNRAMKAAVWMVKATANGDRGHHIEAEGCALEALDLYSGAGVRKGAVSAAAAVAQLAGQSADHDAAILAWKIAVEQAERGEFEETWAIRLALAHQLLDAEEFLLAEEVLRALVDRLGAFGRVTERARALVSLGHSLRHQERFDEALGMWREAVRTFEEAGLNGEAVRTLLALATLVAHEGAPAEARALYQRAVDLARDADSDPSALPTALHALGHSMCEGKDADGLNALDEAIRLADEHGADWHSADFRDTHARCAWMLGDGRRAVAEALDAADRFRSVSDPDAAGNAELFAAHVLTESQRLDEAAALYRLISSDHAESVAHVNAAQRGLADVLDAQGLTLQANEAREAAQKVVDDALDDAEATAYTVLAADEAAAAAGEDTPGDDEDEARGPHSAGEHPRDAEGPEEPREP, from the coding sequence GTGTCCGCGCTCACCGACCGCCTGAACCACATCCTCCACAGCGTCCCGGAGCACCCGCTCGGCACCCCGGACTCCGCGGCCGGCTGCCTCGACCTCGCGTACGAGCGCGCCTACGCCGAGGACCATTCCGGTGCCATCCGCGCGATCACCGCCGGACTCGAACTCCCGGACGCGGACCTGATCACGCGCCTGTCCCTCTGGGGTGCCATGGCGTCGATCCGCCACCTCAGCGGGGACGACGACGGCGCCCGCCGCGCCGCAGACGCCCGCCTCTCGCTGCTGCGGTCGGTGGGCTGGGACCACCAGGCGGACATGGAGGCCGACCTCGGCTCGCTGCTCTTCCGCGAGGCGACGGAATCGGAGATGCCGCTGCTCGAGGCCGCGGTGCTCACGCACGGCGACGCGGGCGCGCCGGACCACGTGCTCGCGGACATCAAGCTGGCCCTCGCCGTCGCCCTGCACGGCGCGGGCAACGCCTCGGCTCTGGAGGCGCTCGAATGGTGCGCGGACGTCTACCACGCGGCCGGGAGGCCGGAGTCCGAGGGCGGCGCCCTGCTCTACCTCGCCCACGCCCGCGCGACGGCCGGGGAGGCCGACGTCGCAATCGCAGTGGCGGACCGCCTCCTCGAACTCGACCTGAACCGGGCGATGAAGGCCGCCGTCTGGATGGTCAAGGCGACCGCCAACGGGGATCGCGGCCACCACATCGAGGCCGAGGGCTGCGCCCTGGAGGCGCTCGACCTCTACTCGGGGGCCGGCGTGCGCAAGGGCGCGGTCTCGGCCGCGGCCGCCGTCGCCCAGCTCGCCGGCCAGTCGGCGGACCACGACGCCGCCATCCTGGCCTGGAAGATCGCCGTCGAGCAGGCTGAGCGCGGCGAGTTCGAGGAGACGTGGGCGATCCGGCTGGCCCTCGCGCACCAGCTGCTCGACGCCGAGGAATTCCTGCTCGCCGAGGAGGTCCTGCGGGCCCTCGTCGACCGGCTCGGCGCATTCGGCCGGGTCACGGAGCGCGCGCGGGCGCTCGTCTCGCTCGGACACAGCCTGCGCCACCAGGAGCGGTTCGACGAGGCGCTGGGCATGTGGCGCGAAGCAGTGCGCACCTTCGAGGAGGCCGGGCTCAACGGCGAGGCGGTCCGCACGCTGCTGGCCCTCGCGACGCTCGTCGCCCACGAGGGCGCACCAGCGGAGGCCCGCGCCCTCTACCAGCGGGCCGTGGACCTGGCCAGGGACGCCGATTCGGACCCCTCGGCGCTGCCGACCGCCCTGCACGCGCTTGGACACTCGATGTGCGAGGGCAAGGACGCCGACGGCCTGAACGCCCTCGACGAGGCCATCCGGCTCGCCGACGAGCACGGGGCCGACTGGCACTCCGCCGACTTCCGCGACACCCACGCCCGGTGCGCCTGGATGCTCGGCGACGGCCGCCGCGCCGTGGCCGAGGCCCTCGACGCCGCGGACCGCTTCCGATCGGTCTCGGACCCGGACGCTGCGGGAAACGCCGAGCTCTTCGCCGCGCACGTGCTGACCGAGTCCCAGCGCCTCGACGAGGCCGCCGCGCTGTACCGGCTGATCAGCTCCGACCACGCTGAAAGCGTCGCCCACGTCAACGCCGCCCAGCGCGGCCTGGCCGACGTCCTCGACGCCCAGGGCCTCACGCTGCAGGCGAACGAGGCGCGCGAGGCCGCCCAGAAGGTCGTGGACGACGCGCTCGACGACGCCGAGGCCACCGCCTACACCGTCCTCGCCGCCGACGAAGCGGCAGCCGCGGCCGGGGAGGACACTCCCGGCGACGATGAGGACGAGGCCCGCGGGCCGCACTCCGCCGGCGAGCACCCTCGCGACGCCGAGGGTCCCGAAGAACCCCGCGAACCATGA
- a CDS encoding Lrp/AsnC family transcriptional regulator, with amino-acid sequence MPNRHGVLDAADLQLLLGLMDQPRAQINELADSLGVARNTVQARMRRLMRSGVLRDGGRDVDLAAIGYDVLAFVTIEVDHRELDTVVASLGRSDHVLEVFETSGRGDVWCRIAARDTHNLQQVLRSILKLRGVIRTETSLALSEHIPFRAGPLVRRTVADA; translated from the coding sequence ATGCCAAACCGCCACGGCGTGCTGGACGCCGCCGACCTGCAACTGCTGCTCGGCCTCATGGATCAGCCGCGCGCGCAGATCAACGAACTCGCCGATTCACTCGGCGTCGCCCGCAACACGGTCCAGGCCCGGATGCGCCGGCTGATGCGCTCCGGCGTGCTGCGCGACGGCGGCCGCGACGTCGACCTCGCGGCGATCGGCTACGACGTGCTCGCCTTCGTCACGATCGAGGTCGACCACCGCGAGCTGGACACCGTCGTCGCGTCCCTCGGCCGCAGCGACCACGTGCTCGAGGTGTTCGAGACCTCCGGCCGCGGCGACGTCTGGTGCCGCATCGCCGCCCGCGACACGCACAACCTGCAGCAGGTCCTGCGCTCGATCCTCAAGCTGCGCGGCGTCATCCGCACCGAGACCTCCTTGGCCCTGAGTGAACACATCCCCTTCCGCGCGGGCCCCTTGGTGCGGCGCACGGTCGCCGATGCGTAA